A genomic stretch from Mesotoga infera includes:
- a CDS encoding carbohydrate ABC transporter permease, producing the protein MRPKRSVVITMNIVAFVVVLLILSPLLMLVLNSFRETTDIYQNPLKLPEKLYTENYSKIFQDTSFGRNFANSMTVTLVTVLLCIVITTLAGYAMSRFKFKGKNPLILWLLASQAFPGILMIIGLFSLLNRYSLQNNPLGLIILYTTFTIPFCSWLLKGYFDEIPQALEEAAMIDGCTRFQAMRKIIVPMAVPGIVAVGTFAFLLSWNEFFFALVIMRENANYTLPVFLSRFVGTGGAVEWGALSAGALITALPPILLFLLSQKYLIRGLTRGAVK; encoded by the coding sequence ATGAGGCCTAAGAGAAGCGTAGTAATAACAATGAACATCGTTGCCTTTGTCGTGGTTCTCCTGATCCTCTCTCCTCTCTTGATGCTAGTACTAAACTCTTTCAGAGAGACTACGGATATTTATCAGAATCCCCTAAAGCTTCCTGAGAAGTTATATACCGAAAATTACTCAAAGATTTTCCAGGACACCAGTTTTGGCAGGAACTTTGCTAACAGCATGACGGTTACCCTCGTCACCGTTCTGCTTTGCATAGTCATAACAACGCTTGCAGGTTACGCCATGTCTAGATTCAAGTTCAAGGGCAAGAATCCCTTAATACTCTGGTTGCTTGCTTCTCAGGCTTTTCCGGGAATTCTCATGATTATTGGCCTCTTTTCTCTTCTGAACCGGTACTCTCTTCAGAACAATCCCTTAGGTTTGATTATTCTATATACTACCTTCACTATCCCGTTCTGCAGCTGGCTGCTAAAGGGGTACTTCGATGAAATTCCCCAGGCGCTTGAGGAAGCGGCAATGATAGACGGCTGCACTCGCTTTCAAGCAATGAGAAAGATAATCGTGCCAATGGCCGTTCCGGGGATTGTTGCCGTCGGAACGTTTGCCTTTCTTCTCTCGTGGAATGAGTTCTTCTTCGCGCTTGTAATCATGAGAGAAAATGCGAATTACACCCTTCCTGTATTTCTCTCAAGGTTTGTTGGAACTGGAGGCGCCGTTGAATGGGGTGCGCTTTCGGCTGGAGCTCTCATTACCGCTCTTCCTCCCATCCTCCTGTTTCTTCTCTCGCAGAAGTATCTAATCAGAGGCTTAACGAGAGGTGCTGTCAAATGA
- a CDS encoding sugar ABC transporter permease, with translation MIVVALISVYPFVNGIYNSFFSDAVFGGGKYFSGLENFRDLMSDSLFWTGLKNNFIWSAACVGFELAIGMLIALLLNLPYIKLRGLYRALILLPWATTPVVAALIWRYIFGVMGPLNSFLNALGFANPPNWLVTPGYSLFACIVANIWIGLPFVIVTLLAGLQSLPSDVYEAAEIDGAGVLKRFFHLTLPLMKSLILILVTLNTIWTFNMFDIVYSMTNGGPGNSSMLLSLYSYQNAFAYFQQGYASAIGVICLLILLLPVTFYIREVRNEA, from the coding sequence TTGATCGTAGTAGCGCTCATAAGCGTATATCCATTTGTTAATGGGATATACAACAGTTTCTTCTCCGATGCTGTCTTCGGAGGTGGAAAGTACTTTTCAGGCCTTGAGAATTTTAGGGACCTGATGTCTGACAGCCTCTTCTGGACCGGACTGAAGAACAACTTCATATGGTCGGCCGCATGTGTGGGATTTGAGCTTGCAATAGGTATGCTGATAGCGCTGTTACTCAATCTTCCATACATAAAGCTGAGAGGTCTATACAGAGCACTCATCCTTCTTCCCTGGGCAACAACTCCCGTTGTCGCGGCGCTGATCTGGAGATACATCTTCGGAGTTATGGGACCGCTGAATTCCTTTCTGAATGCTTTAGGATTTGCAAATCCTCCCAACTGGTTGGTAACGCCCGGCTATTCTCTCTTCGCCTGTATAGTCGCAAACATCTGGATAGGCCTCCCATTCGTTATTGTGACTCTTCTGGCGGGACTGCAGTCTCTTCCGTCTGATGTTTATGAGGCTGCCGAGATAGACGGTGCCGGAGTATTGAAGAGGTTCTTTCATCTCACTCTGCCTCTAATGAAGAGTTTGATCCTTATTCTTGTTACTTTGAACACTATTTGGACTTTCAACATGTTCGATATCGTCTACTCAATGACAAACGGTGGACCTGGAAACTCTTCAATGTTGCTGTCGCTGTACTCCTATCAGAACGCTTTCGCCTACTTCCAGCAGGGTTATGCTTCTGCAATCGGCGTAATCTGTCTGCTCATTCTCCTTCTGCCAGTGACCTTTTACATTAGGGAGGTAAGAAATGAGGCCTAA
- a CDS encoding sugar ABC transporter substrate-binding protein: MKKISVVSLLLIITAAVFAVTLDFYCLAWQPAAVDKIYDLVDIWNMENPDIQVNIIWGTWESSDQYLLTSFQGGNAPDVFHTDAEKFREYGMMGYAAPLNSYITDDMIADIPAHIFEDCYDFTGNLYGIPWCQETQVIFYNKDIFVESGIRLPLDRMISWEQLLDIAQSVTKKDENGNVITWGILAPLMERFHWTLIAQKDGTILTKDSNHKWKVEINKGAEEAIEFYLSLITEHRVMPRDVISIDYTSLMQGFINGKYAMVTFGCWNRRFLLQNKNFNWGMLLVKNGDNKINASDPQAFGISKLSKHKDEAFAFIEFMTNTENSAEISYSDYLFPVRESSLEDPRFSSPENEWDIAKAWLQYSDNVKPGMPGFYSFEWKLFVPNLEKVILGSVRLDAALKDTVTEGNKMLKKLGLQ, translated from the coding sequence ATGAAGAAGATATCAGTCGTTTCATTACTTCTAATAATCACCGCGGCGGTCTTCGCCGTTACCCTGGACTTTTACTGTCTAGCCTGGCAACCAGCAGCGGTCGACAAAATATACGATCTTGTCGATATCTGGAACATGGAGAATCCAGACATTCAGGTCAATATCATTTGGGGTACATGGGAGTCTTCAGACCAGTACCTGCTGACTAGTTTTCAAGGCGGAAATGCGCCTGATGTCTTTCATACTGATGCAGAGAAGTTCCGAGAATATGGAATGATGGGATACGCTGCACCGCTCAACAGTTACATCACAGACGACATGATTGCAGACATTCCCGCCCACATATTCGAAGATTGCTACGATTTCACTGGCAATCTATATGGTATTCCGTGGTGTCAGGAAACGCAGGTAATCTTCTACAACAAAGACATATTCGTTGAAAGCGGAATAAGATTGCCTCTCGACAGAATGATTTCGTGGGAACAGCTTCTCGATATTGCTCAAAGCGTTACAAAGAAAGATGAAAACGGGAATGTAATAACCTGGGGAATCCTCGCTCCACTAATGGAGAGGTTTCACTGGACGTTGATCGCTCAGAAAGACGGAACGATACTTACGAAGGACAGCAATCATAAATGGAAGGTCGAGATCAATAAGGGGGCAGAAGAAGCAATTGAATTCTACCTTTCACTAATAACGGAACACAGGGTGATGCCGAGAGATGTTATAAGCATTGACTACACCTCTTTAATGCAGGGATTCATAAACGGAAAGTACGCAATGGTTACCTTCGGCTGCTGGAACAGACGGTTCTTGCTTCAGAACAAGAACTTCAACTGGGGTATGCTTCTCGTCAAGAACGGTGACAACAAAATCAATGCGTCAGACCCCCAGGCTTTCGGAATCTCGAAGCTGTCCAAGCACAAGGATGAGGCCTTTGCCTTCATAGAATTCATGACAAATACTGAAAACTCAGCCGAGATAAGCTACAGCGACTATCTCTTCCCTGTCAGAGAGTCATCTCTCGAGGATCCGAGATTCAGCTCTCCAGAAAATGAATGGGACATCGCAAAAGCCTGGCTCCAATACTCGGACAACGTGAAGCCGGGGATGCCCGGATTCTACTCCTTCGAGTGGAAGCTGTTTGTTCCGAATCTCGAAAAAGTCATCCTCGGAAGCGTGCGCCTCGATGCCGCCCTTAAGGATACTGTCACTGAAGGAAACAAGATGCTGAAGAAACTCGGGCTTCAATAA